A section of the bacterium genome encodes:
- a CDS encoding formylglycine-generating enzyme family protein gives MKQLILPVLLAAGVYVLPAGGEKSSAPTLRMRPQTHPAAILAKTDSVEMRLVSAGPFIYGSAPADLEKLPAAKQRAFFKTEDQPVARRQSRTGDFYIDIHEVTNAQYAKFLQATGHRQPAFWNDRLLRQPRYPVVGIGWEDARAYAAWAGKRLPTEWEWEKAARGTDGRRWPWGNQFGVGNCNSEEIGLGTIAAVGTYKGVSPYGLFDMAGNVWEMCEGQWSDGRRSGPVMRGGCFNNDRFGVRTSVRWSPRSEAQIQNGTSWLGFRCVMDAEKVQVGVNAEIVE, from the coding sequence ATGAAGCAGCTTATTCTGCCGGTTTTGCTGGCCGCCGGCGTGTACGTTTTGCCGGCCGGCGGAGAAAAATCGAGCGCACCAACGCTGCGCATGAGGCCGCAGACTCATCCCGCGGCCATCCTCGCCAAAACCGACAGTGTCGAAATGCGGCTGGTGAGCGCCGGGCCGTTCATCTATGGCAGCGCGCCGGCTGACCTGGAAAAGCTGCCCGCCGCCAAGCAGCGCGCTTTTTTCAAAACCGAAGACCAGCCCGTGGCACGCCGGCAAAGCCGAACTGGCGATTTCTACATCGACATTCACGAAGTCACCAACGCGCAATACGCCAAATTCCTGCAGGCCACCGGCCATCGCCAGCCCGCGTTTTGGAATGACCGGCTGCTGCGGCAGCCGCGCTATCCGGTGGTAGGCATCGGCTGGGAAGATGCCCGCGCTTATGCGGCGTGGGCAGGCAAGCGTCTGCCGACGGAGTGGGAATGGGAGAAGGCGGCGCGCGGCACGGACGGTCGCCGGTGGCCGTGGGGCAACCAGTTCGGCGTGGGCAACTGCAACTCCGAAGAAATCGGATTGGGCACGATTGCGGCAGTGGGCACGTACAAAGGCGTGAGTCCTTACGGCTTGTTCGACATGGCGGGTAATGTTTGGGAAATGTGCGAGGGCCAATGGTCGGATGGCCGGCGCAGCGGACCGGTGATGCGCGGCGGTTGTTTCAACAACGATCGCTTCGGCGTGCGCACCTCGGTGCGGTGGTCGCCGCGCAGTGAAGCGCAAATTCAGAACGGCACTTCCTGGCTGGGATTCCGGTGCGTGATGGATGCCGAGAAGGTGCAGGTGGGCGTGAACGCAGAGATTGTGGAATAG
- a CDS encoding phage Gp37/Gp68 family protein: MATQSSIEWTESTWNPVTGCNKISPGCKHCYAERMAYRLQAMGQPNYANGFDVTLHERTLQLPLRWKKPQTIFVNSMSDLFHRDVPVEFILRAFDVMRRANWHQFQILTKRSARLLELDPILPWASHIWMGVSVETEDYLFRIDHLRHTAAQVKFLSLEPLLGPLQRLNLKAIDWVIVGGESGPGARPMNPLWVINIRNQCQKAGVPFFFKQWGGTKKKKNGRELEGRTWDEMPIAHKNGNHTSLLF; this comes from the coding sequence ATGGCAACCCAGTCATCCATCGAGTGGACCGAATCCACCTGGAATCCAGTGACGGGCTGCAATAAGATCAGTCCGGGTTGCAAGCATTGTTATGCGGAACGCATGGCGTACCGGCTACAGGCAATGGGACAACCCAATTATGCCAACGGTTTTGACGTTACCTTGCACGAACGGACACTGCAATTACCATTAAGGTGGAAAAAACCGCAGACCATCTTTGTCAACTCGATGAGTGACCTCTTCCACAGAGATGTTCCAGTGGAATTCATCTTGCGCGCTTTTGACGTGATGCGAAGGGCCAACTGGCACCAATTCCAAATTTTGACTAAACGCTCCGCCCGCCTGCTCGAACTTGATCCGATCCTGCCCTGGGCCTCGCACATTTGGATGGGTGTGAGCGTAGAGACGGAAGATTATTTGTTTCGTATCGACCATTTGCGCCATACCGCGGCACAGGTCAAGTTTCTTTCTCTCGAACCGCTTTTGGGTCCGCTCCAGCGTTTGAATTTGAAGGCAATCGACTGGGTGATTGTCGGCGGCGAATCCGGCCCGGGCGCGCGTCCAATGAATCCACTTTGGGTCATCAATATTCGAAATCAATGCCAAAAAGCAGGTGTTCCTTTCTTTTTCAAACAATGGGGTGGGACGAAAAAGAAGAAGAATGGCCGGGAACTTGAAGGTCGAACTTGGGATGAGATGCCAATTGCACACAAAAATGGCAACCATACTTCTCTTCTATTTTGA
- a CDS encoding leucine-rich repeat domain-containing protein — translation MARDQAYHKAENIIKTAQRSKITELTLWYMGLTELPESIGQLRQLKFLYLSHNQLAALPESLEHLMQLQDLNLSDNYLTVLPKLLLQLTQLESLSLSYNKLMVLPEKLGNLSQLQSLDISNNQITALPESLGELKKLQSLNIYRNQLKTLPESLVGLTKLYWLDLRGNPLIPELAAAYKQGLDAVKAYLRAKAAAQIILNEAKLILVGEGEVGKSCLLGALRGDPWEEDRPTTHGIEIKPVKVTDSNNREEITLNGWDFGGQRVYRPTHQLFFSAPAVNLVVWKPREGPQQGFVKEWIKLIKHREPEAKIFVVATHGGPQQRQPDIDRQEFWDLFGKDTVIDFLHIESKPDKKGKRRGIEELKRAIARVASSLPEVGHSVPKSFQDVREALQKTGEAYLPFEHVLAICREHKMDDEVAQLFVTISHRLGHLIHYEHDSTLRDIVVLKPDWLATAISFVLDDEVTRNAHGLVRFTRLGQLWNDTSRVEALRYPANLHKIFLRLMERFDLSYRVADPSPQNAADPQSLIAQLVPDTRPEKDLAKTWPPSVASGDIQQVQICRIVDEKGQSATAEGLFYQLIVRLHKYSLGRANYNDSVHWQRGLVLDNAYNGRAFLEHKSNDIHITVRAPYPERFLAMLTEEVKYLVESFWEGLRCDVTVPCLNPKPCLGLFEVAKLIENKRRNRPEQPCPICNEWQSINQLLLNAPDARPVSTMQLVSDRVVLDEVRGLRRLLLAHHLRDMDRFDQLAAKDKEILSKIDLSYYGLMQALTDEAKEGPRLFSLVPVDRTNFNPREWTSAKFRLTLWCEHSRLPLPSLDGKDSKKGIVEIELTRRWFKKAAPFLKVLTGTLSLVLPVAASGVKLAMDDTAYEAIDEQLDFGKDVIDASLEGSEKISDWLSGSESTALEHGEAIRAQGATLRELHALLKAKDPGFGGLVRVMNKRQEFLWVHPQFEGEY, via the coding sequence ATGGCACGTGACCAGGCCTATCACAAAGCAGAAAACATAATCAAAACTGCGCAACGTTCAAAGATAACTGAACTCACTCTTTGGTATATGGGACTTACAGAGTTGCCAGAATCGATTGGGCAACTCAGACAGTTGAAATTTCTATATCTTTCCCATAACCAATTGGCTGCACTTCCAGAGTCGCTGGAACATTTGATGCAGTTACAAGATTTGAACCTTTCGGACAATTACCTGACTGTGCTGCCCAAACTACTATTGCAACTCACACAGTTAGAGTCACTGAGTCTTTCCTACAACAAGCTGATGGTACTACCAGAAAAGCTAGGTAACCTATCGCAGTTACAGTCGCTGGATATCTCTAACAACCAAATAACGGCGCTCCCTGAGTCGCTAGGGGAACTTAAAAAATTGCAGTCGCTGAATATCTATAGAAACCAACTGAAGACACTCCCTGAGTCGCTAGTAGGACTTACAAAATTGTACTGGCTGGATCTTCGAGGTAACCCTCTTATCCCCGAGCTCGCTGCAGCATACAAACAAGGTCTCGACGCCGTCAAAGCCTACCTGCGCGCCAAAGCTGCAGCGCAAATTATCCTCAACGAAGCCAAACTCATTCTTGTTGGCGAAGGCGAAGTGGGCAAGAGCTGCCTGCTCGGCGCGCTACGTGGTGACCCGTGGGAAGAAGATCGCCCCACCACGCACGGCATTGAGATCAAGCCGGTCAAAGTCACCGATTCAAATAATAGAGAAGAAATCACTCTCAACGGTTGGGATTTCGGCGGGCAGCGAGTTTATCGTCCCACGCATCAGTTGTTCTTCAGCGCGCCTGCGGTCAATCTCGTGGTCTGGAAACCGCGCGAAGGGCCGCAGCAGGGTTTCGTGAAAGAATGGATCAAGCTAATCAAGCATCGTGAGCCGGAGGCAAAAATTTTTGTTGTCGCCACGCACGGCGGTCCACAGCAGCGTCAGCCTGATATTGATCGTCAAGAATTTTGGGATCTCTTTGGCAAAGACACAGTCATAGATTTCCTCCACATCGAGAGCAAGCCCGATAAGAAGGGCAAACGACGCGGTATCGAAGAACTCAAACGCGCCATCGCTCGCGTTGCTTCATCTCTGCCTGAAGTGGGGCACAGCGTACCCAAAAGTTTTCAAGACGTGCGCGAGGCTTTGCAAAAAACCGGTGAGGCTTATCTGCCCTTTGAGCATGTGCTTGCGATATGCCGTGAGCACAAAATGGATGATGAAGTAGCCCAATTGTTCGTAACCATTTCGCATCGCCTCGGACATCTCATTCATTACGAACACGACTCGACTCTGCGCGACATTGTGGTACTCAAACCCGATTGGCTGGCGACCGCCATCAGTTTTGTGTTGGATGACGAAGTCACACGCAATGCTCATGGCTTGGTGCGTTTCACTCGCCTCGGGCAATTGTGGAATGATACTTCGCGTGTGGAAGCATTGCGTTATCCGGCGAATCTCCACAAGATCTTTTTGCGGTTGATGGAGCGCTTCGATCTTTCTTATCGTGTGGCCGATCCTTCTCCCCAAAACGCTGCTGATCCGCAGAGTCTCATTGCGCAGCTCGTGCCCGATACCCGACCTGAAAAAGATTTGGCAAAAACATGGCCGCCGAGCGTTGCTTCTGGCGATATACAGCAAGTGCAAATTTGCCGCATTGTGGACGAGAAAGGCCAATCTGCCACGGCCGAGGGTTTGTTTTATCAATTGATCGTGCGTCTGCACAAATACTCGCTCGGACGCGCCAACTACAATGACAGCGTCCACTGGCAGCGCGGGCTGGTTTTGGACAATGCCTATAACGGACGCGCCTTTCTTGAGCACAAAAGCAACGACATCCACATCACCGTGCGCGCGCCGTATCCCGAACGCTTCCTCGCCATGCTGACCGAGGAAGTGAAATATCTCGTCGAAAGTTTTTGGGAAGGTCTGCGCTGTGACGTGACGGTGCCATGTCTCAACCCCAAGCCATGTTTGGGATTATTCGAAGTCGCCAAGCTCATCGAGAACAAACGGCGCAATCGCCCCGAACAGCCTTGCCCGATTTGCAATGAGTGGCAAAGCATTAACCAGTTGCTGCTCAACGCGCCCGATGCCCGCCCCGTCTCGACGATGCAATTGGTTTCAGATCGCGTTGTTCTGGATGAAGTGCGCGGCTTGCGCCGTCTTTTGTTGGCCCACCACCTGCGGGATATGGACAGGTTCGATCAGTTGGCAGCCAAAGACAAGGAAATTCTGAGCAAAATTGACCTTTCTTACTATGGTCTCATGCAGGCTCTCACCGATGAAGCCAAAGAAGGCCCACGCCTGTTCAGCCTCGTGCCGGTTGACCGCACCAATTTCAATCCAAGAGAATGGACCAGCGCCAAATTCCGCCTGACTTTGTGGTGTGAACATTCGCGTCTGCCGCTGCCGAGTCTCGACGGCAAAGACAGCAAGAAAGGCATCGTTGAGATTGAGCTGACACGTCGCTGGTTCAAAAAAGCCGCACCGTTTCTGAAAGTGCTGACCGGCACCTTGAGTCTGGTTTTGCCGGTGGCCGCCTCCGGCGTCAAATTGGCGATGGACGACACGGCCTACGAGGCGATTGACGAACAACTCGATTTTGGCAAAGACGTCATTGACGCCTCATTGGAGGGAAGTGAAAAAATCAGCGACTGGCTCAGCGGAAGCGAGAGCACGGCGCTGGAACACGGCGAAGCCATCCGCGCGCAAGGCGCGACCCTGCGCGAGCTTCACGCTCTGCTCAAAGCCAAAGACCCCGGCTTCGGCGGCCTCGTCCGTGTGATGAACAAACGTCAGGAATTCCTGTGGGTGCATCCGCAGTTTGAAGGTGAGTATTGA
- a CDS encoding molybdopterin-dependent oxidoreductase, with amino-acid sequence MPSSHQPNFIERLAEKLHLIPNLHEELGAELPRLTEPGDLTNYPPPEKWDDWVEYEAKRWPRREARHYMIVPTICFNCEAGCGLLSYVDKQTLQVRKFEGNPYHPGSRGRNCAKGPATINQINDTDRILYPMKRQGARGEGQWVRVSWESVLDDIAGRIRQALIEKRNNEVAYHVGRPGHEGYIDRILQSWGVDGHNSHTNICSAGARFGYAIWHGYDRPSPDHANARFILLISAHLEAGHYFNPHAQRIIEGMMNGAKLAVMDPRLSNTASMADYWMPTYPGSEAAVLLAMAKIIIDENLYNEKFLCDWVNWQEYLMKEHAGTEVTFVNFIAALRKEYHEYTPQFAEQESGVPAQTIVDVARQIGAAGSRFATHNWRSAGSGNLGGWAVARCLHFLNVLTGSVGSVGGTSPSAWNKFKPNVPNKPPAQKFWNELHFPNEYPLAHYEMSFLLPHFLKEGRGKLDVYFTRVFNPVWTYPDGFSWIEALSDESKVGLHAALTPTWNETAYFADYVLPMGHAGERHDIVSYETHSGLWIGFRQPVLREAKRKMGQPVQFTYEANPGEVWEEDEFWIELSWRIDPDGSLGIKKHFISPYRPGEKMTIDEYYQYIFERTPGLPEKAAEHGLAPLDFMRKFGAFEVERTSYNKHHHPVAQADLEGASVDATTNIITKNGKAIGVMIDGVAQTGFNTPSRKQEFYSQTMIDWRWPEFKIPTYIKSHIHQKEIDFDKGEFPLVPTFRLPTLIHSRSGNAKWLYEISNRNPVWLHTSDAARLGIRTGDLIRVSTEIGYFVDRVWVTEGMKPGVVACSHHLGRWRRVQDAPGNRWATSLVKIEQVEQGAEVKGQGAEGRGQGAEGKGQGARGKQQPATNDQRPTTSQWRIRLLDNIRPYKSSDPDTSRIFWSDGGVHQNITFPVHPDPISGMHCWHQKVRIEKAHAEDRYGDVMVDTGKSFEIYREWLKLARPAPGPSGLRRPLWMNRPLRPVEEVFYL; translated from the coding sequence ATGCCCTCATCTCACCAACCCAACTTCATTGAACGCCTCGCTGAGAAGCTTCACCTCATCCCCAACTTGCACGAAGAGCTTGGCGCAGAATTGCCGCGTCTAACGGAACCCGGCGATCTCACCAACTATCCGCCGCCGGAGAAGTGGGATGATTGGGTGGAATATGAAGCCAAACGCTGGCCGCGGCGCGAGGCCAGGCATTACATGATCGTGCCGACCATCTGCTTCAATTGCGAGGCCGGTTGCGGCTTGTTGAGTTATGTTGACAAACAAACGCTGCAAGTGCGCAAGTTCGAAGGCAATCCCTATCACCCCGGCAGTCGTGGAAGAAATTGCGCGAAGGGTCCGGCTACCATCAATCAGATTAACGACACCGATCGCATTCTCTATCCGATGAAGCGGCAAGGGGCGAGGGGCGAGGGGCAATGGGTCCGAGTATCCTGGGAGAGTGTGCTCGATGACATCGCCGGACGCATTCGACAAGCATTGATTGAAAAGCGCAATAATGAAGTCGCGTATCATGTCGGCCGGCCGGGACACGAAGGCTATATCGATCGCATTCTGCAATCATGGGGAGTCGATGGCCACAACAGTCACACCAATATTTGCTCTGCAGGCGCGCGCTTTGGTTATGCGATTTGGCACGGTTATGATCGTCCTTCGCCCGATCACGCGAATGCGCGTTTCATTCTGTTGATTAGCGCGCATCTCGAAGCCGGGCATTATTTCAATCCACATGCGCAGCGCATCATCGAAGGCATGATGAACGGCGCGAAGCTCGCGGTGATGGATCCGCGCCTTTCGAACACCGCGAGCATGGCGGATTATTGGATGCCGACTTATCCCGGCAGCGAGGCCGCGGTTTTGCTCGCGATGGCGAAAATCATCATCGATGAAAATCTCTACAATGAAAAATTCCTGTGCGATTGGGTGAATTGGCAGGAGTATTTGATGAAAGAGCATGCGGGCACGGAAGTGACGTTTGTGAATTTCATCGCTGCACTCAGAAAAGAATATCACGAGTATACGCCGCAATTCGCCGAGCAAGAAAGCGGCGTGCCCGCGCAAACCATCGTCGACGTCGCGCGGCAAATCGGCGCGGCAGGCTCGCGTTTCGCGACGCACAATTGGCGCAGCGCGGGCAGCGGCAATCTTGGCGGTTGGGCGGTCGCGCGCTGTTTGCATTTCTTGAATGTGCTCACCGGCAGCGTCGGCTCAGTCGGCGGCACTTCGCCGAGCGCGTGGAACAAGTTCAAACCAAATGTGCCGAACAAACCGCCGGCGCAGAAGTTTTGGAATGAGCTGCACTTTCCCAATGAGTATCCGCTGGCGCATTATGAAATGAGTTTTCTGCTGCCGCATTTCTTAAAAGAAGGCCGCGGCAAGCTCGACGTATATTTCACGCGCGTGTTCAATCCCGTTTGGACCTATCCCGACGGCTTCTCGTGGATCGAGGCGTTGAGCGATGAAAGCAAGGTTGGTTTGCACGCCGCGCTCACGCCCACGTGGAACGAAACCGCGTATTTCGCGGATTACGTTTTACCCATGGGCCACGCGGGTGAGCGGCACGACATTGTGAGTTATGAAACGCATTCCGGTTTATGGATCGGCTTTCGCCAGCCGGTGTTGCGCGAGGCGAAACGAAAAATGGGGCAGCCCGTGCAATTCACCTATGAAGCCAATCCCGGCGAAGTTTGGGAAGAAGATGAGTTTTGGATCGAGCTGTCGTGGCGCATCGATCCGGATGGCAGTCTCGGCATCAAGAAGCATTTCATTTCGCCGTATCGCCCCGGCGAGAAGATGACGATTGACGAATACTATCAATACATTTTCGAGCGCACGCCGGGCTTGCCGGAAAAGGCTGCAGAGCATGGCCTCGCGCCGCTCGATTTCATGCGCAAGTTCGGCGCATTCGAAGTCGAACGAACGTCATACAACAAACATCACCATCCTGTTGCGCAAGCGGATCTGGAAGGCGCGAGTGTCGATGCGACCACGAACATCATCACCAAAAACGGGAAAGCAATTGGCGTGATGATCGACGGCGTCGCGCAAACCGGTTTCAACACGCCTTCGCGCAAGCAGGAGTTTTATTCGCAAACGATGATTGATTGGCGCTGGCCGGAATTCAAGATTCCCACGTACATCAAAAGCCATATTCATCAAAAGGAGATAGATTTCGACAAGGGCGAGTTTCCGCTGGTGCCCACGTTCCGCTTGCCGACGCTGATTCACTCGCGCTCGGGCAATGCCAAGTGGTTGTATGAGATTTCCAATCGCAATCCGGTGTGGTTGCACACTTCCGACGCTGCCCGCCTCGGCATTCGCACCGGCGATTTGATTCGCGTGAGTACGGAAATTGGTTATTTTGTCGATCGCGTGTGGGTGACCGAAGGCATGAAGCCCGGCGTGGTGGCGTGCTCGCATCATCTCGGCCGCTGGCGGCGGGTGCAAGACGCGCCCGGGAATCGCTGGGCAACGAGTCTCGTGAAGATCGAGCAGGTGGAGCAAGGGGCAGAGGTCAAGGGGCAAGGGGCAGAAGGCAGGGGGCAAGGGGCAGAGGGCAAGGGGCAAGGGGCAAGGGGCAAGCAACAGCCAGCAACCAACGACCAACGACCAACGACGAGCCAATGGCGCATCCGCTTGCTCGACAATATTCGTCCCTACAAAAGCAGTGATCCCGACACTTCGCGCATCTTTTGGAGCGACGGCGGCGTGCATCAGAACATCACGTTTCCGGTGCACCCTGATCCCATCAGCGGCATGCACTGCTGGCATCAAAAAGTGCGCATCGAAAAAGCGCATGCGGAGGATCGTTACGGCGACGTGATGGTCGATACCGGGAAGTCGTTCGAGATCTATCGCGAATGGCTCAAGCTAGCGCGTCCCGCACCCGGGCCGAGTGGCTTGCGCCGGCCATTGTGGATGAATCGTCCGCTGCGGCCGGTGGAGGAGGTGTTTTATTTGTGA
- a CDS encoding nucleotidyltransferase: MPKKLTTPLRKAIKTLEDNGHRYAVIDGIALSQWGVVRVTQDIDLKVLVSNLDYAGVRTLLTRAFPQAARQNAPQNPFVVAVEIDAVIVDFLLTAPGYEEQIIARAVRRNLNGFSIWVCSAEDLIIQKVIAGRGKD; the protein is encoded by the coding sequence GTGCCCAAAAAACTCACGACACCTCTGCGTAAAGCCATCAAAACTTTGGAGGACAATGGCCACCGCTATGCCGTTATCGACGGGATTGCGCTCTCACAATGGGGGGTGGTGAGAGTAACTCAGGACATTGATCTCAAGGTGTTGGTGTCGAATCTTGATTATGCCGGTGTTCGTACGCTTTTGACGCGCGCTTTTCCCCAAGCCGCACGGCAAAACGCCCCCCAAAATCCCTTTGTCGTCGCGGTAGAAATTGATGCGGTGATTGTCGATTTTCTCCTGACTGCTCCCGGCTATGAAGAACAGATCATCGCCCGCGCGGTTCGCCGCAATCTCAACGGGTTCTCCATTTGGGTTTGTTCCGCCGAAGATTTGATCATTCAAAAAGTGATTGCGGGCCGCGGCAAAGATTGA
- a CDS encoding DUF433 domain-containing protein has translation MTNNWQDRISINPNVCHGKACIRGTRIMVSVILDNLAAGVSEEEILRSYSSLTSEDINAAMVCAAVR, from the coding sequence ATGACGAACAACTGGCAAGATCGCATCAGCATCAACCCCAACGTGTGCCACGGCAAAGCATGCATTCGCGGCACGCGCATCATGGTCTCGGTTATTCTGGACAATCTTGCCGCGGGGGTGAGCGAGGAAGAAATTCTGCGCAGCTATTCTTCTCTCACCAGTGAAGACATTAACGCGGCCATGGTATGCGCCGCGGTGCGGTGA
- a CDS encoding nucleotidyltransferase domain-containing protein, with translation MTSAGLISAMLERIAQKFQPERVILLGSHAAGEAVSQSDVDLLVILPHVTNKRQTAVAIRRVLADFPIGKNSQVIT, from the coding sequence ATGACATCCGCCGGACTGATTTCAGCCATGTTGGAACGCATCGCGCAGAAGTTTCAACCCGAGCGCGTCATTCTCCTTGGCTCGCATGCGGCCGGCGAGGCCGTCTCTCAAAGCGACGTTGATCTGCTGGTGATTCTGCCGCACGTCACGAATAAACGCCAAACCGCCGTTGCCATCCGCCGCGTGTTGGCAGATTTTCCAATTGGCAAAAACTCACAGGTGATAACATGA
- a CDS encoding DUF433 domain-containing protein, which produces MRINSNVCHGKACRRGTRIMASVILDNLAAGVSEKKSLIYLSK; this is translated from the coding sequence ATCCGCATCAACTCCAACGTGTGCCACGGCAAAGCGTGCAGGCGCGGCACGCGCATCATGGCCTCGGTTATTTTGGACAATCTCGCCGCCGGCGTGAGTGAGAAGAAATCTCTGATCTATTTGTCAAAGTAA
- a CDS encoding HI0074 family nucleotidyltransferase substrate-binding subunit → MERLGEALAEDSSNSFFVDGTVQRFEFVFELTWKTLKRALVMEGLICTTPRETLKTAYQIGWINEEDLWVQMLDDRNATSHTYDEPIAFAIYNNIKNCYPALLQLAQLIRAKHPAQ, encoded by the coding sequence TTGGAGCGCTTGGGAGAGGCGCTTGCCGAGGACAGCTCGAATTCGTTTTTTGTCGATGGCACTGTCCAACGCTTCGAATTCGTTTTTGAGCTGACCTGGAAAACGCTCAAACGCGCTTTGGTGATGGAAGGCTTGATTTGCACAACGCCGCGCGAAACGCTGAAAACCGCATACCAAATCGGCTGGATCAACGAGGAGGACTTGTGGGTGCAGATGCTGGATGATCGGAACGCGACCTCCCACACCTATGACGAGCCAATTGCCTTCGCGATCTATAATAACATCAAAAATTGTTATCCCGCTTTGCTGCAACTGGCGCAACTCATCCGTGCAAAACACCCGGCCCAATAA
- a CDS encoding nucleotidyltransferase domain-containing protein, translating to MNIFAHQNRGAATGLKMPNQLEQGMNESSSFSKPRVPLEQMIVNTIVKHAKAARIILFGSRARQDAHPRSDYDVAIDDPQLTPALLAKLRAELEALPTLLNIDLVWINHAAPVLRHRILSEGKTLYE from the coding sequence TTGAATATTTTCGCTCACCAGAACAGAGGAGCAGCGACGGGCCTGAAAATGCCAAATCAGCTTGAGCAAGGAATGAACGAATCATCTTCATTCAGCAAGCCGCGCGTACCTCTGGAGCAAATGATCGTCAACACAATTGTCAAACATGCAAAGGCTGCTCGGATCATCTTGTTCGGCTCACGCGCGCGCCAAGACGCCCACCCCCGGTCGGATTATGATGTCGCAATCGACGATCCTCAGTTAACGCCGGCCCTTCTTGCAAAGCTGCGCGCCGAGTTGGAGGCCCTTCCAACCCTGCTCAATATCGACCTTGTTTGGATAAATCACGCTGCGCCTGTGCTGCGCCACCGAATTCTCAGTGAAGGGAAAACTCTGTATGAGTAA
- a CDS encoding NUDIX domain-containing protein, with amino-acid sequence MIDHTWYQRPPHVPEHDSAGGVVVRIENNCIYFACIGEPGLSGYVLPKGRVDPGESLEQAARREIEEEAGLSRLTLLDSLGMRERLDYAKRAWKKIHYFLFLTDQSEGRPTDPQHASEAQWFPLDELPEMFWPEQRQLVQENRERIAELLQTK; translated from the coding sequence ATGATTGACCACACCTGGTACCAACGCCCGCCGCACGTGCCGGAGCATGATTCTGCCGGCGGCGTGGTCGTGCGAATTGAAAACAATTGCATCTACTTCGCGTGTATCGGAGAACCAGGACTCTCCGGTTACGTTTTGCCCAAAGGCCGGGTTGACCCGGGTGAATCCCTCGAACAGGCGGCGCGCCGCGAGATTGAAGAAGAAGCCGGGCTGTCACGACTTACTCTGCTCGATTCTCTGGGCATGCGCGAGCGCCTGGACTATGCCAAACGTGCGTGGAAGAAGATTCACTATTTTCTCTTTCTCACCGATCAAAGCGAAGGCCGGCCCACCGATCCCCAGCACGCAAGTGAAGCGCAGTGGTTTCCGCTCGACGAGCTGCCGGAGATGTTCTGGCCGGAGCAGAGGCAACTGGTGCAGGAAAACCGTGAGCGTATCGCAGAGTTGTTGCAAACAAAGTGA
- a CDS encoding dienelactone hydrolase family protein, protein MKTGFLQREIKSNGQTFCYQVFVPEEFTRTKKWPVILFLHGAGERGTDCESQTQVGIGPAIRRHLAEFAALVVMPQCRPDSVWIGAMEEQALAALDQTMAEFNGDPQRTYLTGLSMGGYGTWYLAARHPGKFAALAPVCGGIIPPPGRLFPLHALTLVPSDQPHASIARKIGKTPVWIFHGEADPVIPVVESREMNAALQALGGNVRYTEYPGVGHNAWDDAYAETEFWSWLFSQALAN, encoded by the coding sequence ATGAAAACCGGATTTCTCCAACGCGAAATCAAAAGCAACGGTCAAACATTCTGCTATCAAGTCTTCGTGCCGGAAGAATTCACCCGCACCAAAAAATGGCCGGTGATTCTGTTCCTGCACGGCGCCGGCGAACGCGGCACGGACTGTGAAAGCCAAACGCAGGTGGGAATCGGCCCGGCCATTCGCCGTCATCTCGCGGAATTCGCCGCTCTCGTGGTGATGCCGCAGTGCCGGCCGGATTCGGTTTGGATCGGCGCGATGGAAGAGCAGGCGCTCGCCGCTTTGGATCAAACCATGGCGGAGTTCAACGGCGACCCGCAGCGCACCTATTTGACCGGGCTGTCGATGGGCGGCTATGGCACCTGGTATCTCGCCGCACGCCACCCCGGAAAATTTGCCGCCCTTGCGCCGGTGTGCGGCGGCATCATTCCGCCGCCCGGACGCCTGTTCCCGCTGCATGCGCTCACGCTTGTTCCCTCGGACCAGCCGCATGCCTCAATTGCGCGAAAGATCGGCAAAACGCCGGTGTGGATTTTTCATGGTGAAGCCGATCCCGTGATTCCCGTTGTGGAATCGCGTGAGATGAATGCCGCGTTGCAGGCGTTGGGCGGCAACGTGAGATACACCGAATATCCCGGCGTTGGCCACAACGCCTGGGACGATGCCTACGCGGAGACGGAATTCTGGAGCTGGCTGTTCTCGCAAGCGCTCGCCAACTGA